GACCGCGACGCATTGCTGCGCCATATCCTGATGCAGGGCAAGCGCACCTGTAATGCCCAGGCCGCCACCATGTACCTGAAAACCGACCACGGCACGCTGCGCTTCGCCCTGCGCTCCATGGACGACGAGCTGCCGACGGTCGAGATTCCCCTGCATGACCCGCACACCGGCCTGCCCAACGAACGACACGTGTCGACCTACGCGGCGCTGCATAATGAAACCGTGGTGATCGACGACGTGTACGGCGAAAGCCGCTTCGACCTCAGCGGCACCCGCCGCTTCGACAACGAATCGGGCTTTCATACCGTCTCCATGCTGACCGTACCGCTGGCACCACGCGGCGGTGAAGTGATCGGCGTGCTGCAGTTCATGAACGCCCTGGACGTCGAGACCGGCGAGGTCACCGCCTTTTCTCCGCCGGTGGTGGCTTTTATTGGCGCCCTCGCTTCCCAGGCCGCCGTGGCCCTGGAAAACCATAACCTGATCGATTCCCAGCGGGCGCTGATCGACGGCATGATCGAGATTCTCGCCGGCGCCATCGATGCCAAGAGCCCCTACACCGGCGCCCACTGCGAACGGGTGCCGGAGCTGGCGATGATGCTCGCCGAGGCGGCCAGCGAGGTGAGCGAAGGCCCGCTGGCGAGCTTTCGCTTCACCACGGCAGACGAATGGCGCGAGTTCCGTATCGGCGCCTGGCTGCACGACTGCGGCAAGATCACCACGCCCGAGCACGTGGTCGACAAGGCCACCAAGCTGGAGACCATCTACAACCGCATCCACGAGGTGCGCATGCGCTTCGAGGTACTGCTGCGCGATGCTCAGCTCGAGCGCCTGCAGCAGCTGCTCGACGGCCAGGACAGAGCGCAGGCCGACGCCAAGTACCAGGCTACCGCCCAGGCACTGCAGGACGAATTCGCCTTTATCGCCGGCTGCAATATCGGCAGCGAACTGATGAACCCCGAGCACGTCGGCACCCTGCAAAGGGCAGCCGAGCGTACCTGGCTGCGGCATTTCGATGATCGCCTGGGGCTCTCCCAGGCCGAGTTGATGCGCGTTGCCGAACTGCCCGTGGCACCATTACCGGCACTCGAGCGGTTACTGGCCGACAAGCCGCAGCACGTCTTCCCGCGCCCGGAAACCAAGGACTTCGACCCCAAGTACGGCTTCCAGATCAGCGTGCCGGAGCACCTCTACAACCATGGCGAGCTCTACAACCTGAGCATCAGCAAGGGCACGTTGACCGCCGAAGAGCGCTTCAAGATCAACGAGCACATTATCCAGACCATCGTCATGCTGGAAAACCTGCCGCTGCCGTCGAACCTCAAGCGGGTCCCGGAATATGCCGGCACCCACCACGAAACCCTGCTCGGCACCGGCTACCCGCGCAAGCTGGACAAGAGCCAGCTGT
Above is a genomic segment from Pseudomonas argentinensis containing:
- a CDS encoding HD domain-containing phosphohydrolase — translated: MVTLFLLLQLAPLLALTLGAPPLLVLGLSVGILLCTMPLVLGGMQSIDRTIELLVQDTQKIRQMDFSGELPPASLFAEIETLNRNHIEMKEALQSQTQALQASQLKLASLVENGLLLSSERDRDALLRHILMQGKRTCNAQAATMYLKTDHGTLRFALRSMDDELPTVEIPLHDPHTGLPNERHVSTYAALHNETVVIDDVYGESRFDLSGTRRFDNESGFHTVSMLTVPLAPRGGEVIGVLQFMNALDVETGEVTAFSPPVVAFIGALASQAAVALENHNLIDSQRALIDGMIEILAGAIDAKSPYTGAHCERVPELAMMLAEAASEVSEGPLASFRFTTADEWREFRIGAWLHDCGKITTPEHVVDKATKLETIYNRIHEVRMRFEVLLRDAQLERLQQLLDGQDRAQADAKYQATAQALQDEFAFIAGCNIGSELMNPEHVGTLQRAAERTWLRHFDDRLGLSQAELMRVAELPVAPLPALERLLADKPQHVFPRPETKDFDPKYGFQISVPEHLYNHGELYNLSISKGTLTAEERFKINEHIIQTIVMLENLPLPSNLKRVPEYAGTHHETLLGTGYPRKLDKSQLSIPARIMAIADIFEALTASDRPYKQAKTLSESIEILARLRDNGHIDADLFALFLRSEMPMRYARRHLHPDQIDAIDVARFLPGNQPEAQPAAGTPAG